In Drosophila nasuta strain 15112-1781.00 chromosome 2R, ASM2355853v1, whole genome shotgun sequence, a single genomic region encodes these proteins:
- the LOC132785223 gene encoding protein new-glue 3-like: MKALTLILSCVILAVCLVQQTGGTSSSTTTTTTTTTTTTTESSSDTTTTTESSSDTTSTTSSSSSSSSSSSSAAAKALRRLRRQLRRLRRLQRLRAARERRRIRKLRALLRRRRANRG; the protein is encoded by the coding sequence ATGAAGGCCCTAACATTAATTCTGAGCTGTGTTATCCTGGCTGTTTGTCTGGTGCAGCAGACAGGAGGTACCAGCTCGTCAacaactacgacgacgacaacaacaacaaccacgacgACAGAATCTTCTTCGGATACCACAACTACTACTGAATCTTCTAGTGACACCACCAGCACCACTTcaagctccagctccagctctaGCTCTAGTTCTAGTGCTGCTGCCAAGGCTCTTCGGCGGTTGAGACGGCAGCTGAGACGTCTGAGGCGTTTGCAACGTCTGAGGGCTGCCcgagagagaaggagaatcCGCAAACTGAGGGCTCTCTTGAGGAGAAGGCGCGCAAACAGAGGCTAG
- the LOC132785225 gene encoding protein new-glue 3-like, whose product MKALTLILSCVILAVCLVQQAQGTSSSTTTTTTTTTTTTTESSSDTTTTTESSSDTTSTTSSSSSSSSSSSSAAAKALRRLRRQLRRLRRLQRLRAARERRRIRKLRALLRRRRANRG is encoded by the coding sequence ATGAAGGCCCTAACATTAATTCTGAGCTGTGTTATCCTGGCTGTTTGTCTGGTGCAGCAGGCACAAGGTACCAGCTCGTCAacaactacgacgacgacaacaacaacaaccacgacgACAGAATCTTCTTCGGATACCACAACTACTACTGAATCTTCTAGTGACACCACCAGCACCACTTcaagctccagctccagctctaGCTCTAGTTCTAGTGCTGCTGCCAAGGCTCTTCGTCGGTTGAGAAGGCAGCTGAGACGTCTGAGGCGTTTGCAACGTCTGAGGGCCGCCCGTGAGAGAAGGAGAATACGCAAACTGAGGGCTCTCTTGAGGAGAAGGCGCGCAAACAGAGGCTAG
- the LOC132785226 gene encoding protein new-glue 3-like — translation MKALTLILSCVILAVCLVQQTGGTSSSTTTTTTTTTTTTTESSSDTTTTTESSSDTTSTTSSSSSSSSSSSSAAAKALRRLRRQLRRLRRLQRLRAARERRRIRKLRALLRRRRANRG, via the coding sequence ATGAAGGCCCTAACATTAATTCTGAGCTGTGTTATCCTGGCTGTTTGCCTGGTGCAGCAGACCGGAGGTACCAGCTCGTCAACAActacgacgacaacgacaacaacaacaacgacgacagaATCTTCTTCGGATACCACAACTACTACTGAATCTTCTAGTGACACCACCAGCACCACTTcaagctccagctccagctctaGCTCTAGTTCTAGTGCTGCTGCCAAGGCTCTTCGGCGGTTGAGACGGCAGCTGAGACGTCTGAGGCGTTTGCAACGTTTGAGGGCTGctagagagagaaggagaatcCGCAAGCTGAGGGCTCTCCTGAGGAGAAGGCGCGCAAACAGAGGTTAG
- the LOC132785227 gene encoding protein new-glue 3-like gives MKALTLILSCVILAVCLVQQTGGTSSSTTTTTTTTTTTTTESSSDTTTTTESSSDTTSTTSSSSSSSSSSSSAAAKALRRLRRQLRRLRRLQRLRAARERRRIRKLRALLRRRRANRG, from the coding sequence ATGAAGGCCCTAACATTAATTCTGAGCTGTGTTATCCTGGCTGTTTGTCTGGTGCAGCAGACCGGAGGTACCAGCTCGTCAacaactacgacgacgacaacaacaacaaccacgacgACAGAATCTTCTTCGGATACCACAACTACTACTGAATCTTCTAGTGACACCACCAGCACCACTTcaagctccagctccagctctaGCTCTAGTTCTAGTGCTGCTGCCAAGGCTCTTCGTCGGTTGAGAAGGCAGCTGAGACGTCTGAGGCGTTTGCAACGTCTGAGGGCCGCCCGTGAGAGAAGGAGAATACGCAAACTGAGGGCTCTCTTGAGGAGAAGGCGCGCAAACAGAGGCTAG
- the LOC132786776 gene encoding protein new-glue 3-like, with protein MKALTLILSCVILAVCLVQHAGGASTAVSTTTTTTTTTTTTESSSSSDTTTTESSSDTTSTTSSSSSSSSSSSSSSSSALKRLRRRLRRLRRLQRLRLARQRRRYNRLLAAERRRLARRTTGTRSGSSRRSGTSRRSGTSRRSGTTRRRIVL; from the coding sequence ATGAAAGCCCTAACATTAATTCTGAGTTGTGTTATCCTGGCTGTTTGTCTGGTGCAGCACGCAGGAGGCGCCAGCACGGCAGTATctacgacgacaacgacaacaacaacaacaacaaccacggAATCTTCCTCTTCATCTGACACCACAACTACTGAATCATCTAGTGACACCACCAGCACCACTTCAAGCTCCAGCTCTAGCTCTAGCTCCAGTTCTTCTAGCTCTTCCTCAGCACTTAAGCGGTTGAGAAGGAGGCTGAGACGTCTCAGGCGTTTGCAACGTCTGAGGTTGGCTAGACAGAGGAGGAGATACAACAGGCTTTTGGCTGCCGAAAGGAGAAGGCTAGCTAGGAGAACAACTGGTACCAGGAGCGGTTCTTCCAGGAGGAGCGGTACCTCTAGGAGGAGCGGTACCTCCAGGAGAAGCGGTACTACCAGGAGAAGGATTGTATTGTGA
- the LOC132785228 gene encoding uncharacterized protein DDB_G0271670-like codes for MRALTLVLSCVILAVCLVQHAGGASTAVSTTTTTTTTTTTESSSDTTTTTESSSDTTSTTSSSSSSSSSSSSSSSSAALKRLRRRLKRLRRLERLRAARERRRIRRLLAAERRRLARRSTGTRREVCLVHYVEGASTTTTTTTTTTTEATTSTTTDSSDTTSTTSSSAAAQAQLRQQLVKLKLLLSLRAAKKKATAKRKAAAKRKAAAKKKAARRRAARRRAARRRASASRRSSSSTRSEQILAICLVKHAEGTSTTSTTSTTTTTTTEDTTSTTTDSSDTTSTTSSSEADLARLKIKLARLKRLARLRTARRKRIAAKRKAAAKKRAARREAASKYFRQIRCFQKIIIFSEIV; via the exons ATGAGGGCTTTAACGTTAGTTCTGAGTTGTGTTATCCTGGCTGTTTGTTTGGTGCAGCACGCAGGAGGCGCCAGCACGGCAGTATCTACtactacaacgacaacaacaacaacaaccacggAATCCTCCTCCGACACCACAACTACTACTGAATCATCTAGTGACACTACCAGTACCACTTCAAGCTCCAGCTCTAGCTCTAGCTCCAGCTCTTCTAGCTCCTCTTCTGCAGCACTTAAACGGTTGAGAAGGAGGCTGAAGCGTCTCAGACGTTTGGAACGTCTGAGGGCTGccagagagagaaggagaatcCGCAGGCTTTTGGCTGCCGAAAGGAGAAGGCTTGCTAGGAGATCAACTGGTACCAGGAGAGAAG TTTGTCTGGTACATTACGTCGAAGGCGCCAGCacaactacgacgacgacaacaacaacaacgactgaAGCCACAACCTCCACAACCACGGACTCATCAGATACAACCAGCACCACTTCGAGCTCGGCTGCCGCTCAGGCCCAGCTGAGACAACAGCTAGTTAAACTGAAGCTATTGCTTAGTTTGAGGGCCGCTAAAAAGAAAGCAACTGCCAAGCGTAAGGCGGCTGCCAAGCGTAAAGCTGCTGCCAAGAAAAAGGCCGCCAGGAGAAGGGCAGCCAGGAGAAGGGCCGCCAGGAGAAGAGCATCTGCTTCCAGAAGATCGTCTTCTTCTACAAGATCAG AACAAATCCTGGCCATTTGCCTGGTTAAGCATGCCGAAGGTACCTCTACGACTTCAACTACgtcaaccacaaccacaacaacgactGAAGACACAACTTCCACAACCACGGACTCATCTGATACCACCAGCACCACTTCCAGCTCTGAAGCAGATTTGGCTCGGCTGAAAATAAAGCTAGCTCGACTGAAGCGATTGGCTCGTCTGAGGACTGCTAGAAGGAAAAGAATTGCTGCCAAGCGTAAGGCTGCTGCCAAGAAAAGAGCAGCCAGAAGAGAAGCTGCTTCCAAATACTTCCGGCAGATCAGGTGCTTCCAGAAGATCATCATCTTCTCGGAGATCGTCTGA